The following proteins are encoded in a genomic region of Bernardetia sp. MNP-M8:
- a CDS encoding ABC transporter permease, with translation MNFSLFIAKRIRSQKGSSFSKVITRIAIGSIALGIAALIISMAIFEGFKQTILDKIVSQTGHIQILKFDMNNSFETSPLSTQRDFYENLKKQDYISHIHPYTQKPVLLRTDEDLMGLVLKGVDKQYDTVSFKKNLVEGRFITFDTSSYSKEIIISQDTKDKLRLKVGDDLLAFFLQDPPRQRKLEVVGIYQTGIEDFDERLVYCDQGLLQRLNDWGDTLVGGYEVFLKDFDNIDTLYDEIEANSDYDMYLQKVTNTFAHFFEWFSMVNKNVTIFLSVILFVALFNVVSVLLILITERVTMIGMLKALGATSSQILKIFFQNGLVILWKGILIGNIIGILFCLIQDTFKIIPLDIETYYMSSVPISWNIPLILMLNIGIIALVIFILWIPSIFISRIKPIRAIRFD, from the coding sequence GTGAATTTTTCGCTTTTTATAGCCAAACGCATCCGAAGTCAGAAGGGAAGTAGTTTTTCAAAAGTCATTACACGCATTGCTATCGGAAGTATTGCGCTCGGAATTGCTGCTCTTATTATTTCGATGGCAATTTTTGAAGGTTTCAAACAAACTATTTTGGATAAAATAGTGAGCCAAACAGGGCATATTCAAATTCTTAAATTTGATATGAATAATTCTTTCGAAACAAGTCCACTTTCTACGCAACGAGACTTTTACGAAAATTTAAAAAAACAAGATTATATTTCTCATATTCATCCTTACACACAAAAACCTGTTTTATTACGAACAGATGAAGATTTGATGGGACTCGTTTTGAAAGGAGTAGACAAACAATATGATACAGTAAGTTTTAAGAAAAACCTTGTCGAAGGTCGTTTTATTACTTTTGATACAAGCAGTTATTCAAAGGAAATTATTATTAGTCAGGATACAAAAGACAAATTGCGCCTTAAAGTTGGTGATGATTTACTTGCTTTTTTCTTGCAAGACCCACCAAGACAGCGAAAACTAGAAGTTGTAGGCATTTATCAAACAGGAATTGAGGATTTTGATGAGCGTTTGGTGTATTGCGACCAAGGACTTTTACAACGTCTCAATGACTGGGGCGATACGCTTGTGGGAGGTTATGAGGTTTTTTTGAAGGATTTTGATAATATAGATACTCTCTATGATGAAATAGAAGCTAATAGCGATTATGATATGTATCTTCAAAAAGTAACCAATACATTTGCTCACTTTTTTGAGTGGTTTTCGATGGTCAATAAAAATGTTACTATCTTTTTGAGTGTGATTTTATTTGTAGCACTTTTTAATGTTGTTTCTGTGCTGCTGATTTTGATTACAGAACGTGTTACGATGATAGGAATGCTCAAAGCTCTTGGCGCAACAAGTAGTCAGATTCTGAAAATATTCTTTCAAAACGGCTTAGTTATTCTTTGGAAAGGAATTTTGATAGGAAACATAATCGGAATTTTGTTTTGTCTGATTCAAGATACTTTCAAAATTATTCCTTTAGATATTGAAACGTATTATATGAGTAGCGTTCCAATTTCATGGAATATTCCTTTGATTTTGATGCTCAATATCGGAATTATTGCTTTAGTGATTTTCATTCTTTGGATTCCTTCTATTTTTATTAGTAGAATAAAACCTATTCGGGCTATTCGATTTGATTGA